The Candidatus Bathyarchaeota archaeon genomic sequence TGTTGAAGAGGATTACTCTAAGATTGTCCTTCAATGTTTGCTTGAACCTTCAAGTTTCCCACCTGAGAAAATTTTGCGAAGGGGGTATGCCATCGCCGCAGGCATGCATAGAGATGTCGTTAACGCATTGGTAAACGGAGATGTGCACATGGCAAAAAGCGTTATTGCAAGAGACGAAGAGGTAAACCGCCTATATTTTCTCCTTGTCAGAATTTTGAGAACGATAATTCAGAATCCAAGCTTAAGCGAGAAGCTTGGAGTTCAACCCATCGAATGTTTGGATTATCGCTTGGCTGCCAGCCTTGTTGAAGCTATTGGAGACGAATGTGTCCGTACAGCATTTAAGGTTGTAGAATTAAAAGGAGTCAAGCTAACCGATGCTTTCAAAAAATTGATCGTGGAGTTTCACACGTTGCTTTTCGAAGCACATGAGAATGCGTTAAAGGCGTTTTTTGAAGGTGATGTAGCGTTAGCCGAAGGAGTTCGAAACTTCAGGGAGAAACTCGAAAAAGCCTTAACTGCAGTTGAGAAAAGTGCAAAAGAGCAAAGTCTTGAAGCGATGCCTCATATTCTGGCGGCTGTTTCAACATTGCATCAAATTTATGCACATAG encodes the following:
- a CDS encoding phosphate uptake regulator PhoU produces the protein MGTLRKLQRTPSGTFFVCLPKDWAERYGLRRGAVVAVSETSDGKLLIDPEYDVAPSPRTITLKPGPFLSREIVGRYLLGFDIIRVEAKESISFDTREIVKKTVSRLIGLEIVEEDYSKIVLQCLLEPSSFPPEKILRRGYAIAAGMHRDVVNALVNGDVHMAKSVIARDEEVNRLYFLLVRILRTIIQNPSLSEKLGVQPIECLDYRLAASLVEAIGDECVRTAFKVVELKGVKLTDAFKKLIVEFHTLLFEAHENALKAFFEGDVALAEGVRNFREKLEKALTAVEKSAKEQSLEAMPHILAAVSTLHQIYAHSVDIADLVMPKKLQ